A window of Plantibacter sp. PA-3-X8 genomic DNA:
TGTGGATCCCGGTCGCCGCGTTCGCCGTCTGGCTGGTGATCTGGCGGGTGAAGTTCTCGATCATGGAGAACGTCACCGGGCTCGTGGGCCTGTGCCTGATCGTGTTCGCCGTCGCCCTGTTCCTCCTCGGCCCTGACTGGTCGAAGCTCGCGGAGCAGGCGTTCGCGCCGTCCGTGCCGGGTTCCGAGTCGGCGGGCGCGTACTGGTACTACGCCGTCGCTCTCTTCGGAGCGGCGATGACACCTTACGAGGTGTTCTTCTTCTCCTCCGGTGCGGTCGAGGAGAAATGGACGAAGAAGGACATCGGGCAATCGCGCATCAACGTGCTCGTCGGGTTCCCCCTCGGCGGTGTGCTGTCGGTCGCGATCGCCGCCTGCGCCACCATCGTGCTGCTGCCCCGTGGGATCGAGGTGTCCTCGCTGTCGCAGATCGTCCTCCCGGTGGCGGAGGCCGGCGGCAAGCTCGCGGTCGCGTTCGTGATCGTCGGCATCGTCGCAGCGACGTTCGGCGCGGCCCTCGAGACGACCCTGTCGAGTGGCTACACGCTGGCGCAGTTCTTCGGCTGGTCGTGGGGCAAGTTCCGGAAGCCGGCGGAGGCGGCGCGGTTCCATGTCGCGATGATCGTCTGTCTGCTCGTCGGCCTCGCCGTTTTGGCGACCGGTGTCGACCCGATCCTCGTGACGGAGTACTCGGTGGTGTTCTCCGCGATCGCACTGCCGCTCACCTACTTACCGATCCTCATCGTGGCCAACGACGAGCA
This region includes:
- a CDS encoding NRAMP family divalent metal transporter; this encodes MKRVLGVALGVLTAIGGFLDIGDLVTNAVVGSRFGLSLAWVVLVGVVGICLFAQMSGRVAAVSGRATFEIIRERLGPKAGLANLSASFLINLLTLTAEIGGIALALQLASSVSPGLWIPVAAFAVWLVIWRVKFSIMENVTGLVGLCLIVFAVALFLLGPDWSKLAEQAFAPSVPGSESAGAYWYYAVALFGAAMTPYEVFFFSSGAVEEKWTKKDIGQSRINVLVGFPLGGVLSVAIAACATIVLLPRGIEVSSLSQIVLPVAEAGGKLAVAFVIVGIVAATFGAALETTLSSGYTLAQFFGWSWGKFRKPAEAARFHVAMIVCLLVGLAVLATGVDPILVTEYSVVFSAIALPLTYLPILIVANDEQYMGDARNGRVTNAFALVYLVIILVASIAAIPLMILTGAGA